Proteins encoded within one genomic window of Panicum virgatum strain AP13 chromosome 1N, P.virgatum_v5, whole genome shotgun sequence:
- the LOC120657471 gene encoding protein CDI-like: MSPTPSQLAGGEPFRVFVGYDSREDIAYRVCRRSLLRRSSIPVDVIPIVQQELREAGLYWRERGPTESTEFSFTRFLTPHLAGYRGWALFVDCDFLFVADVAELARLADPRYAVLCVHHDYTPRESTKMDGAVQTAYPRKNWSSMVLFNCGHPKNRAALTPEAVSTQTGAYLHRFMWLDDGEVGEVPFVWNFLVGHNKVDPADEAGTAPRAIHYTSGGPWFERYKDCEFADLWVQERDAYEAEEKEEKIAEDDDVKAAIPMAPAVSVDA; the protein is encoded by the coding sequence ATGTCGCCCACACCTTCCCAGCTCGCCGGCGGAGAGCCGTTCCGCGTGTTCGTGGGGTACGACTCCCGCGAGGACATCGCGTACCGCGTGTGCCGCCGCTCCCTGCTGCGCCGCTCCTCCATCCCGGTGGACGTCATCCCCATCGTGCAGCAGGAGCTCCGCGAGGCCGGGCTGTACTGGCGGGAGCGCGGGCCGACGGAGAGCACCGAGTTCTCCTTCACCCGCTTCCTGACGCCGCACCTCGCGGGCTACCGCGGCTGGGCGCTCTTCGTGGACTGCGACTTCCTCTTCGTCGCCGACGTCGCGGAGCTGGCGCGCCTCGCCGACCCGCGCTACGCCGTGCTGTGCGTGCACCACGACTACACGCCCAGGGAGTCCACCAAGATGGACGGCGCCGTGCAGACGGCGTACCCGCGCAAGAACTGGTCGTCCATGGTGCTCTTCAACTGCGGCCACCCCAAGAACCGCGCCGCGCTCACGCCGGAGGCCGTCAGCACGCAGACCGGCGCCTACCTCCACCGCTTCATGTGgctcgacgacggcgaggtcggcgaGGTCCCGTTCGTGTGGAACTTCCTCGTGGGGCACAACAAGGTCGACCCCGCCGACGAGGCCGGCACGGCGCCGCGCGCGATACACTACACGTCCGGGGGGCCCTGGTTCGAGAGGTACAAGGACTGCGAGTTCGCCGACCTCTGGGTCCAGGAGCGCGACGCCTACGAGgccgaggagaaggaggagaagatCGCCGAGGATGACGATGTCAAGGCCGCCATACCAATGGCACCCGCCGTGTCGGTGGACGCGTGA